The Candidatus Aegiribacteria sp. genome includes the window TATCCCCTTTTGCCTCGTACAGATCCGTTATCTTCTCCAGGCAGTGGATTTCCAAGTCCTTCATCGAAAGCTTCCTTGTTATCTCCAAACCTTTGCAGATAAAAGATTCCGCTTCATCAAGACGCCCCAGCGCGATGTATATCCCGCAAATACAGGTGCATGTGTTGGAGATTCCCCTTTTGTTGCCGATCTCCTCATACAATTCAAGGCTCCTGATAAAACAGTCCAGAGCTGATTCGTTGTCACCGAGTTTTTCATGCAGGCTTCCCAGATTGCACAGAGTGCTTGCGGTACCTTTTTTATCACCCAGATCTTCTCTGATCTCAAGGGCTTTCTGGAAGTATTCCCGGGTTTTGTCCAGCTCTTCCTTTCTTCCGTAAACGGAACCGATATTGTGATAGACGTATGCCAGCTGCAAACGGTTACCGGACTTCTCGCAAATCTTCCGAGCAAGTTCATAGGATGACTGCGCCATATCAAGGCGATTCAGGCTGCTGTAGCACGCGCCTATATTTATGTGGCAGGAGGCTAATTCATCTTTGCTCGCACCATATTCCTGTTTCAGTCTGAGAGATGCATGGATGTGCTCAAGTGCTTTATCAATCATGCCCTGAGCCCAGTATACATTGGCCATAGTACCGTGAACGGATGCCATACCATTCTTATCCTCAAGTTCCTCAGATATCTCCATCGATTTCCGGCAATACGACATCGCCTCAGCAAACTTCCCCTTCTCAAGATTAATCGTTCCAAGTGTAATGCAGCTTTTCGCCTGCTCAGCAGG containing:
- a CDS encoding tetratricopeptide repeat protein, with product MANKEIIELEKELEGLRLEPPGSELLSVLNKLAFAYLHSDPRKAEANALEVLDLAEDIGFPAEQAKSCITLGTINLEKGKFAEAMSYCRKSMEISEELEDKNGMASVHGTMANVYWAQGMIDKALEHIHASLRLKQEYGASKDELASCHINIGACYSSLNRLDMAQSSYELARKICEKSGNRLQLAYVYHNIGSVYGRKEELDKTREYFQKALEIREDLGDKKGTASTLCNLGSLHEKLGDNESALDCFIRSLELYEEIGNKRGISNTCTCICGIYIALGRLDEAESFICKGLEITRKLSMKDLEIHCLEKITDLYEAKGDMQKALQYSRELNTCIEEHLNEKSMEKIAGLQVQFETEKKEKEAEIYRLKNIELSSMNDELRNALAHVKKLQGLLPICASCKKIRDDDGYWQQIELYVSDHSDATFTHGICPECMIKLYGKDFAREQ